A single window of Chitinophaga sp. XS-30 DNA harbors:
- a CDS encoding acyl-CoA desaturase: protein MVAILTFFFAHWFLSLFFHTFFLHRYASHQMYDTSKGWERVFYFCTWFFQGSSYLIPRAYGVMHRMHHEYSDTEHDPHSPHFFKDVWHMMIHTRAIYADFVNNTKLPDAQFTKDPLPTWEAMDRIGDHRATRLTWIALYIAFYAVFAPSFWWFLLLPIHFLMGPIQGAVVNWCGHKYGYSNFDNGDHSRNSEPWGIFLLGELFQNNHHKHKDSANFAKKWYEFDPTYPVMKAMHWVGIIKLRQSATAKIKVGKKEKAAA, encoded by the coding sequence ATGGTAGCGATACTGACTTTCTTTTTTGCACACTGGTTCCTTTCCCTGTTTTTCCATACATTTTTCCTGCATAGATATGCTTCCCACCAGATGTATGACACCAGCAAAGGATGGGAGCGTGTGTTTTATTTCTGCACCTGGTTTTTCCAGGGTTCTTCTTATCTGATCCCGAGAGCTTATGGCGTTATGCACCGCATGCACCATGAGTATAGCGATACTGAACACGATCCGCATTCACCGCATTTCTTTAAGGATGTATGGCATATGATGATCCATACCCGCGCGATTTACGCAGATTTTGTAAACAATACGAAGCTGCCGGATGCGCAATTCACCAAAGATCCGCTGCCCACCTGGGAAGCGATGGACCGTATAGGTGACCACCGCGCAACACGCCTGACGTGGATAGCGCTGTATATTGCATTTTACGCCGTTTTTGCGCCCAGCTTCTGGTGGTTCCTGCTGTTGCCGATACATTTCCTGATGGGCCCGATCCAGGGTGCAGTGGTGAACTGGTGCGGCCACAAATACGGTTACAGCAACTTTGATAATGGCGACCATTCCAGGAACTCCGAGCCCTGGGGCATCTTCCTGCTGGGTGAACTGTTCCAGAACAATCACCACAAGCATAAGGACAGCGCCAACTTCGCTAAAAAATGGTATGAATTCGATCCCACTTATCCGGTGATGAAAGCCATGCACTGGGTAGGCATCATCAAACTGCGGCAGTCCGCCACAGCGAAGATCAA